A stretch of DNA from Catenulispora acidiphila DSM 44928:
GCGCTGCGCCAGCGGCCGCGCGACCAGGCCGCCGACCATCCCGCCGACCGCGGCCAGGCTGAGCACCGCGCCGACGCCGCTCGGCGTGAGGTGCAGCGTCCGGACCATGAAGGGGATCTCCACGGCCAGCAGCATCGAGCTGAACAGGTTGCTGGTGCCGGTGCACGCCACGACCTTGCGCAGGATCGGATGCCGCACGACGAAGTGCAGCCCTTCCTTGATGCCGTCTCGGATCCTGCGTTCCTTGTGGCTGGGATGCGGCGGCGGTTCCGGCATCCGGATCAGCAGCAGCGACACCGCCGACAGGCCGTAGCTGGCGGCGTCGACGATCAGGGCCCGCGCCGCGCCGAGCGCCCCGACCAGCACTCCGCCGAGCGAGGGCCCGGCGAACTGCGCGAAGGCCTGCGTGGTCCCGAGCTTGCCGTTGCCGTCGACCAGCTCGCCGCGCTCCAGCAGCACCGGCAGGTAGCTCTGGTAGGCGACGTCGAAGAACACGGTCAGCACACCGGCCGCCAGCGCGACGATCAGCAGATGGAGGTAGGTCAGGTGCAGGCCGGGCAGCGTGGCCAGCGGCACCGAGGCCATCAGCAGCAGCCGGCCCACATCGCACCACATCATCAGGCGGTGCTTGGCGGCGCGGTCGACCAGCGCGCCGGCCGGCAAGGCGACGAGCAGGAACGGGACCGTGCTCATCGCGGTCAGCAGCCCGACCTGGAAGGTGCTGGCATCCAGCAGCACCACCGCGGCCAGCGGCAGCGCCAGCACGGTGATCGCGCTGCCGATCTCGCTGACCGACTGCCCGCCCCACAGGAGCAGGAAGTCGCGATGCCGCCACAAAGAACGGCGGGGCGCGGAGTCGGTCAGAGTGTCGGTCACTCCCTGACTTTCCCCCGCGCCCCGCCGGGTTTCAAGCTGTTAACGGATCCCCGGCCGGTCGGCTAGGCGATCTTGCGCAGCCAGTGGTGCAGGTCGGGCGCCTTGCCGGTCTGGATGTCCAGCAGCGCCTCGCGGATGCGCAGCGTCACCGGGCCGGGCTCGCCGTCACCTATGGCGAACTCGCCGTCCTTGCCCTTGACCCGGCCCAGCGGCGTCACCACGGCCGCGGTCCCGCAGCCGAACACCTCGGTGATCTCCCCGGCGGCCACGCCGTCGCGCCACTGCTCGACCGAGATCGTCCCCTCCTCGGCCGGGATGCCGAGGTCGGCGGCCACCTTCAGGAGCGAGTCGCGGGTGATGCCGGGCAGCAGCGAGCCGGTCAGCGCCGGGGTCATCAGCCGCGCCTCGGCGCCGGTGCCGTAGACGAAGTAGAGGTTGTTGCTGCCCATCTCCTCGACGTACTTGTGGTCGACGCCGTCGAGCCAGACCACCTGGTCGCAGCCCTGCTCCACGGCCTGGGCCTGGGCCAGGAAGCTGGCCGCGTAGTTGCCGCCGCACTTGGCCTCGCCGGTGCCGCCCTTGACCGCGCGCACGTAGTCCTCGGACAGCCACACCGTCACCGGCTTGACGCCGCCGGCGAAGTAGGAGCCGGCGGGACCGGCGATGAGCATGAACAGGTACTCCTTGCTCGGCGAGTTCACGCCGAGGCCCACCTGCGTGGCGAACATGAACGGCCGCAGGTACAGGCTGCGGCCCTCGCCCTCGGGCACCCACTCGCGGTCGACCGTGACCAGCGCGTCGATGGCGGCCAGGAACAGGTCCTCGGGCAGCTCGGGCATCGCCATCCGGGCGGCGCTGCGGTTGAAGCGCGCGGCGTTGGCGTCGGGGCGGAAGGAGACGATCTGGCCGTCCGCCGT
This window harbors:
- a CDS encoding MFS transporter is translated as MTDTLTDSAPRRSLWRHRDFLLLWGGQSVSEIGSAITVLALPLAAVVLLDASTFQVGLLTAMSTVPFLLVALPAGALVDRAAKHRLMMWCDVGRLLLMASVPLATLPGLHLTYLHLLIVALAAGVLTVFFDVAYQSYLPVLLERGELVDGNGKLGTTQAFAQFAGPSLGGVLVGALGAARALIVDAASYGLSAVSLLLIRMPEPPPHPSHKERRIRDGIKEGLHFVVRHPILRKVVACTGTSNLFSSMLLAVEIPFMVRTLHLTPSGVGAVLSLAAVGGMVGGLVARPLAQRFGSARIIWLAPLVLGLPTFLAPLATPGWGALFYPAGLTFFGMMAVVYNVAQVSYRQAITPHALLGRMNASVRFIVWGTMPLGALLGGLVGTWLGLRPTLWIAVAGSYAAVAWVFFSPLRRMRDVPDPG
- a CDS encoding branched-chain amino acid aminotransferase, which gives rise to MTLTIDLKPSSTPKAVEEREALKAVGGFGQIFSDHMVTIRYTEGKGWHDAVLEAYGPVSLDPAASVLHYGQEIFEGLKAFRTADGQIVSFRPDANAARFNRSAARMAMPELPEDLFLAAIDALVTVDREWVPEGEGRSLYLRPFMFATQVGLGVNSPSKEYLFMLIAGPAGSYFAGGVKPVTVWLSEDYVRAVKGGTGEAKCGGNYAASFLAQAQAVEQGCDQVVWLDGVDHKYVEEMGSNNLYFVYGTGAEARLMTPALTGSLLPGITRDSLLKVAADLGIPAEEGTISVEQWRDGVAAGEITEVFGCGTAAVVTPLGRVKGKDGEFAIGDGEPGPVTLRIREALLDIQTGKAPDLHHWLRKIA